A genomic segment from Thermostichus lividus PCC 6715 encodes:
- a CDS encoding type IV pilin-like G/H family protein produces the protein MLPYRSSWFWFYCLRLRSRSQGFTLIELLVVVIILAILAAIALPSMLSQATKARESQAKTNIGAVNRAQQAYRLANPTFSDNIASLQIGISETPDYDYAITNATSLIAEFQATPNRPELKALTGCARALTTFTLTSTEIIEVDPPTSGTATPATCP, from the coding sequence ATGTTACCCTACCGCTCTAGTTGGTTCTGGTTCTACTGCTTACGTCTGCGCTCACGTTCCCAAGGCTTTACGTTGATTGAGTTGCTCGTTGTTGTCATTATTTTGGCTATTTTGGCGGCGATCGCCTTGCCCTCCATGCTCAGTCAGGCTACAAAAGCCCGAGAATCTCAGGCCAAGACAAATATTGGAGCGGTCAACCGCGCCCAGCAAGCCTATCGTCTTGCCAATCCAACCTTTAGTGATAATATTGCAAGCCTACAAATTGGCATTAGTGAAACCCCGGACTATGACTATGCCATTACCAATGCCACATCTTTGATTGCCGAGTTTCAGGCAACTCCCAACCGGCCAGAACTCAAAGCCCTCACCGGTTGTGCCCGTGCGCTGACAACCTTTACCTTAACCTCAACAGAGATTATCGAAGTTGATCCGCCGACGTCTGGCACAGCAACACCCGCCACCTGTCCGTAA
- a CDS encoding metallophosphoesterase has translation MVAPTAGDRLYFLGDLVDRGPNSAAVVELLRQQRYFTVRGNHEDMMLLAFEDKHLNPSRFFVWASSGGDDTLASYTSTELLWEHNYLYISWGAARSTCARQRLD, from the coding sequence GTGGTGGCACCAACGGCGGGCGATCGCCTTTACTTTTTGGGGGATTTAGTAGATCGCGGCCCCAACAGTGCCGCAGTGGTCGAACTACTCCGCCAGCAGCGCTATTTCACCGTGCGCGGTAACCACGAAGATATGATGTTGTTGGCCTTTGAGGACAAACACCTTAACCCCTCACGGTTCTTTGTTTGGGCCAGCAGTGGCGGGGATGATACCCTTGCCAGCTATACCTCAACGGAACTGTTATGGGAACACAATTACCTTTACATTTCGTGGGGTGCTGCCCGGTCAACTTGTGCGCGGCAACGGTTGGATTGA